From Paenibacillus physcomitrellae, the proteins below share one genomic window:
- a CDS encoding glutathionylspermidine synthase family protein gives MSGVFEVIGTPHPDRESRVKELAELGFAWADLEDEAYWIDQMVLMPEALYEELVEASEKLWAILDKAARYVYRRRDLYELIGIPPILWEMLDLAPLAEPGLISRYARFDFAIANDGTIKLLELNADTPTGYVEASIATPWMAAQAGLASPNSRMKELVAEAWAVERPDTAACVAYGWHTEDSGTIEALVRHSGLDVTCEDCLELWIDNGIVKTKDGRAIERMFALYPKEWMMVDDAGEALSYAIETERLHIFNPPHSILLQSKGLLAAVWGLYELGLLFDEEEREAISRYVLPTYNKPVFSGSFVSKSMFGREGGSVRLFDSAGKLELEDQEGFDGSVLFPTVYQKRAELAKIDTAEGEFHLLTGMFVINGKPCGMLGRAGGQITGNASHFIALGVK, from the coding sequence ATGAGCGGCGTCTTTGAAGTGATCGGAACGCCGCACCCCGACCGGGAGAGCCGGGTCAAGGAGCTGGCTGAGCTGGGGTTTGCCTGGGCCGACCTGGAGGACGAAGCTTATTGGATCGACCAGATGGTGCTGATGCCTGAAGCACTGTATGAAGAGCTGGTCGAAGCCTCGGAGAAGCTGTGGGCGATTCTCGATAAAGCCGCCCGGTATGTCTACCGCCGCCGTGATTTGTATGAGCTGATCGGCATTCCGCCTATTTTATGGGAGATGCTCGATCTGGCCCCGCTTGCTGAACCGGGACTCATCAGCCGGTATGCGCGTTTTGACTTTGCGATCGCAAATGACGGAACGATCAAGCTGCTGGAGCTGAATGCGGATACGCCGACGGGTTACGTGGAGGCGTCGATCGCTACGCCGTGGATGGCCGCGCAGGCCGGCTTGGCTTCGCCGAACAGCCGGATGAAAGAGCTTGTGGCGGAAGCATGGGCGGTTGAACGCCCGGATACTGCGGCTTGTGTAGCCTATGGCTGGCACACGGAGGACTCGGGAACGATCGAGGCTCTTGTCCGACACAGCGGGCTGGACGTAACCTGCGAAGACTGTCTTGAGCTCTGGATCGATAATGGGATCGTTAAGACTAAAGACGGCCGAGCTATTGAACGGATGTTTGCCTTATACCCAAAGGAATGGATGATGGTGGATGACGCCGGTGAGGCGCTGTCATACGCGATTGAAACGGAACGTCTGCACATTTTTAATCCGCCTCACAGCATTCTGCTTCAGTCCAAGGGCCTGCTTGCTGCGGTTTGGGGGCTTTATGAGCTGGGCCTGCTGTTTGATGAGGAGGAAAGGGAGGCGATCTCCCGTTATGTTCTGCCTACATACAACAAACCGGTATTTTCAGGCAGCTTTGTGTCCAAGTCGATGTTTGGGCGCGAGGGAGGTTCCGTACGCCTGTTTGACTCGGCCGGCAAGCTGGAGCTGGAGGACCAGGAGGGATTTGACGGCAGTGTGCTGTTCCCTACGGTCTATCAGAAAAGGGCGGAGCTGGCGAAGATCGATACGGCTGAAGGAGAGTTTCACCTGCTGACCGGCATGTTCGTCATCAACGGAAAGCCCTGCGGCATGTTGGGAAGAGCGGGCGGACAGATTACGGGGAATGCCAGTCATTTTATCGCGTTGGGAGTGAAATGA